The Rhododendron vialii isolate Sample 1 chromosome 6a, ASM3025357v1 genome includes a window with the following:
- the LOC131331350 gene encoding uncharacterized protein LOC131331350, with protein sequence MASTSFLLLHPLHLRRVRNAPPPISCTAHPPRPASPSRIAALPGRRQWLLLLTAATTTLKAAELPSMAQDIPLFGLRKKLKKVEEEAEEVIKEGIESAEKGIEIAEKGIETAEKGIVTAEREIESAVSFGGLAQAVAVAAAEVVGVVAATSVVNGILGPEGQKS encoded by the coding sequence ATGGCTTCCACAAGCTTCCTCTTACTCCACCCTCTCCATCTCCGTCGTGTGCGCAATGCGCCGCCACCTATCTCCTGCACCGCGCACCCTCCTAGACCTGCATCTCCCTCCCGCATTGCCGCGCTTCCAGGCCGGAGACAGTGGTTGCTCTTGCTGACGGCAGCGACGACGACACTGAAGGCAGCGGAGTTGCCGTCTATGGCACAGGACATACCGCTGTTCGGattgaggaagaagctgaagaaggtGGAGGAGGAAGCGGAGGAGGTAATCAAGGAAGGTATCGAGAGCGCCGAGAAAGGAATTGAGATTGCGGAGAAAGGAATTGAGACGGCGGAGAAGGGAATTGTGACggcggagagagagattgagtcCGCGGTGAGCTTCGGGGGGCTGGCAcaggcggtggcggtggcggcagCGGAGGTGGTTGGAGTTGTGGCTGCTACTTCTGTTGTGAATGGTATTTTGGGCCCTGAAGGTCAAAAGTCGTAA